A segment of the Populus nigra chromosome 12, ddPopNigr1.1, whole genome shotgun sequence genome:
tttgaaaaacctaCGTAAAACTAATCTGCAGTAAATGATTTCCCGCCGTGCTTAACCTTTTTTGGGCTCTCCCTAATCCTGGTATGATTTGTGCTCCATTCGTGCGAGCCATGcacattttgttttctttctttgtagggTAGGGTAGCTGATCATACACAGAGACATTGTTGGGCTTGCAGAGGCAAGATTTTGAAGTCAGAATCTTCTTTCTTTGGAacaaagagaagtcagaatcttcATGCCAACACGTGTAGCACTCCTATTCTCATTATGCTTCAAATTCTAATTAGCGAGGGGGATCATCCCTGAGCTTGTTCACACTGCAAATTTTGCAAAGTGCAGCAAACAGTCTAGGATTCCCACGTACAGAGAGGCAGTATACTTACCTAACAAGGGAAAAGCACCTAAGCCTAAGGAATATCAAAACCGTGCCCTCAGAAGTAAGCATAACTTGATCTTCGTCCAAGGAAAAGGCATGCAGGAAGGTATCTTTTGAAACTTGACAGATAAAGCCCTTCTCTTGAAAGCAAACAATTCCCACATTCCCTCTGCTATAAAAGTTCtgttaaaaaaatcactcaAGCATCTCCTTTCTCCTTCTCATCTTTAATTGCCCGCATGATGGCCTTagctaattttctttttattgtattcCTTCTACCTTCTCTTGAAGCTTTGTCCAATGTAATCCCATCAGAAGATCAACAAGAATTAAATACACAAGCTTTGATCTTGCAAGCTTGTAGTAATGTTGAAAACCTGAGCTCATGCCTGTCAAATTTTCAAGCTGAGCTTCAAAAGAGTGGTCCTCCTACTGCACAGTCAATCATCCATGCTGCCCTTAGGGCTACGCTCGATGAAGCGAGGCGAGCCATTGATACGATTACAAAGTTCAATTCTTTGTCTATCAGCTACCGCGAACAAGTTGCGATCGAGGACTGCAAAGAACTTCTCGATTTCTCTGTATCTGAGTTAGCATGGTCCTTAATGGAGATGAACAAAATCCGAGCAGGCATAAAGAATGTTCATTATGAAGGAAACTTGAAAGCTTGGCTTAGCGCTGCACTAAGTAACCCAGATACATGCCTTGAAGGATTTGAAGGCACAGATCGACATCTCGAGAACTTTATCAGTGGAAGCATAAAACAAGTTACACAACTAATTGGTAATGTCTTAGGTTTGTATACTCAGTTGCATAGCTTACCCTTTAAACCTACACGAAATGATAATGCAACTACTCCGAAGTCAAGTTCAGATAAGTTCCCAGAATGGATGACAGAAGGTGATCAAGAGCTTCTGAAAGGTAGTTCTCTTGGTATGCACGTAGATGCAATTGTGGCCCTTGATGGTAGCGGTCATTACCATACCATTACAGAGGCCATTAATGAAGCTCCAAGTTATAGGACTCGAAGATATATCATATATGTGAAGACGGGAGTTTATAGAGAAAACATTGACATGAAGAGGAAGAAATCTTATATCATGCTCGTTGGGGATGGTATTGGGAAGACCGTGGTCACAGGCAATCGCAATTTCATGCAAGGATGGACTACCTTTAGAACTGCTACCGTGGGTGAGTACTTGAATATTTATGCATGCTGTTTATATTGATTGATTTTGCTCTACATACATGCTGATGTTtgttttgtgatgattttttgcTTGCAGCGGTCTCTGGGAAGGGATTCATAGCAAGAGACATGTCATTTCGTAACACGGCTGGACCATTAAACCATCAAGCTGTGGCCCTTCGAGTTGATTCGGACCAATCCGCCTTCTACCGATGCAGCATGGAAGGCTACCAAGACACCCTTTATGCCCACTCCCTCCGCCAATTTTACCGCGAATGTGAAATTCACGGGACCATAGATTACATCTTTGGCAATGGTGCAGCTGTGTTCCAAGAATGCAAGATCTACACTAGAGTGCCACTACCACTACAGAAGGTTACAATCACCGCTCAGGGAAGGAAAAACCCTCATCAAAGCACTGGATTCTCGATCCAAAATAGCTACATCTTTGCCTCGCAACCAACATACTTAGGGCGGCCATGGAAGCAATATTCCAGGACAGTTTTTATGAACACATACATGAGTGCTTTGGTCCAGCCTAGAGGGTGGCTTGAGTGGTATGGCAACTTTGCATTAGGCACGTTGTGGTATGGTGAGTATAGGAACCGTGGCCCTGGAGCATTACTATCTGGCCGAGTCAAATGGCCTGGTTACCATATTATTCAGGATGCTCGCACAGCTAAATTCTTTACCGTCACGCAGTTCATCGATGGCATGTCATGGCTGCCATCCACAGGCATCAAGTTCACAGTAGGCTTGGGCAATTAAGCTAGCATACATAGCACATGGTTTTGAAGTAATGTGTTTGATTTCTATCtatatttaatttgtatttgattGCAATTTAGGGGTCACACCTGGCCATGTCCAGCTAGTGAGGATCCAATAGGTTGGtattaatgtttatatttgactatgattaaattttaatttcaaggaATATAACTTACTTAGTGTTAAATTTGGTGTTTGTTCtttaccaaaagaaaaaaaaaaagtgtttccTCGACCATGCTTGCACAATTTGTCCAAGCCATGTAAAATAAACGCAACCTCGCTAATTAAGAAGTCTTGAAGAACCTTTGCATGATTTCTTTCCTCATGCTCTTTTCTTCACCCTTTCTTGCAATCCCGTTTTCCTCCATCTTTAATACATCAGATACCATTTGCGACAACACACGCTTCCCTTATTTTTGCAAATCTTCTTTACCATATAATAAGCCTGGAACCATACAGGACTATGCCAAGATTTCCCTTCAACAATCTTTGTCACATGCTAAAAAATTTCATGGTCTTGTTCAATATCACTCAAGGCTTCCCTCAACAATGCACAAGTCGACCATTCTTTTCCCTTAAAGATTGCCTGTGCTTAGCTCAAGAAAACATAGATTTAAATGTCAGAGATATATAATAGAAACTCTGACGTCTAGTACTGGTGATGCCCTTCTAGGTTGCCAAGCTGATGATTTAATTACAAACCTTGCTTAGTGCAATTTTGACCAACCAAGAAACTTGCTTGGACGGGCTTCAATACACAACATCATCCTCAAGCGTCAAGAATGTCCTATTAGCTTCAATCTCAACAGGAACCATGCATTATAGCTCCAATCTTTGATacgtaaacaaaataaagtttcatatcaaaataaaaatctcaaaactttaGGGATTTAAAAGAAAGTCAACATAAATTATGAGAACTAATTAGAAATTTTACACGTGAGTTGAGACTGGAGcatatatatctaattaaattgcTCCACAATCAAgctttaaaatctaaaaaaagacCTTTATATCTAAAAGAAATGCACAGAATAGATACtaatatcaattgaaaaaacacaaaacagaaCACAGaatgatgaaatataaaaaagtttgatgaacaaaaaatatcacTACCTTGCAATCCACAATCCATGGTGAAGACGTTCTTCACTGCGTGCATGGGTGAACAATTAATGTTTAACCCATGCCTTAAAGTTTATtgtcaataataattaacaacaacaagaataaCTAATAGAATTTGAGCATATATCTTTATTCTTTGGACTTCGGATTGAACATCATGAATAATCATTTATGATTATACATGATGTTACGATATTCGTGGCAGATGATTTGTGACAACAGATGCAATCGCACTATAAAGCTTTCCATATATAGTTGTTTCTGGTTGTAATTCCAGGAATATGAGCCTTGTCCCTCGCCAGTTCATCGTCACATGCTTGGACATCATCACCGGCAACCATGCTGTCGTAGTTGGCTGAAAGAGGATCTTCACCTAGCTCCGACAGTGCACTTTTGATTGAAGCTGTGGCTGCTACGTAAGAGGACAAACAAGTGTTGAGGGTTTTTTGTGATTCAGGTGTGGCATTCTTAAGTAGTTTCTTTATGTAATATCGGGTATCAGCTGTATTGGAAATTCCTAATTACTGGAGACTGATTTTAGCGAGTTTGTTGATATCTGCAGAATCAGCTGTGGGATCCAATTCAAGAGCAGTGACACAATCATCATACGAGCCATGGGATGTTGCTCTTTCCTTGCAAATGTCTTGCATTAATTTGGAGGGAGCATTTGCTGCCTTTGAACGGGAAACCAAGGCCAACAGCATGAACCTATGAGCTGCTAGGGAATACATTGGTCTGTTACTGTGTGGTAAGGGCAGATTTATTTGCATGGACAGAAAAGTTTTGAATGCCTTCTTCTTATATGTTCTTATAGCTGTAAGTAGGTTTCGCTTGTTAACGCAACAAATTAGGGTTAGTTTTACTCAGGTAATTATCTTTGCAGATTTTTAACTTCCTTATGCAGCTATTCTGATTTGTTGCAGTGAACATAACATAACTGGAGGAATAGAATAACATTAGAACCAGGAAGTACATGGCAGTGAGAAATCGAGCTGATATGTCCGCATTTTATAAATGCAGTTTTAAAGAAGACCAAGacaccttttatatatatatatatatatatatatacaggggATGTATGGTTTCATATTTGGTAACGCAGCAGTTGTTTTCCAGGATTGCGATGATTTATCCGCGATTACCATTGGACAAACAGTGCACTGCCATAACTGCTCAAGGCGGAGTTGATCCTAACCAAAGCACTGGCACTTCGATACATGATTTTGTCATTAAGGCAGCTGATGGAACCTGCCGGTAGGGCAGCATGGTCTGAAGATTTTGCTCTCAGCACACTTTATTATGCAGATTCAATAACATCGGTCCAGGATCGATCAGATACCACTGATAGAGTTATCATGTTGTCATACGAGACCGACGCAGCTAACCTCACCATGCCCAGCCTCGTACTAGGAGGTTTCTGGTTGCCAGCAACAGGAGTGCCTTATGTTTGATGGTTTatctagatttgtttttcatttttctgacATAATTATTGATAGAATTTAAGTCCCTCTCTTTAAATTCGATCATTTAGCGTGGCATTAATTAGCCTCAGGGGAACCTATCAGGTATCAAATGTTTGGATGCAGTTTGTTctgataaaaagaaatatttctgTAGAAATCACCTTTCAATTATTTTGCAAGCATGGCTGCACTCCTACAGATGTGGGAAATATAATAAACTATTCGAgttgaattgaaattaatttcagACATATTGTcctgctaaaaaaaatatttcttgtgACAGGTCAAATTAATACCAGTTAATTCATTAACCTTTTTCATTGCTCTTCCGGCTATAACTTCTGCTCGAACATTCAAGTGTGCATGTAAGGGTTTTCAATTCTTGTTATAGAAATGTTGAGTTTTCAGTTCATACAATGAAGTTCTTTTGGTCCATTTATCCGCAATTCTTTGATCCTTCTGGGTTTACCTAGTGGAGAAATCTccctccacaaaaaaaaaaaaaaaaaaaactgagttcTGCATCATAACACCAACATATTCTTTCTGTCAGTTGCTACTGCGTTGCCATGTACTATAGAGCAATGCTAAAATATGACCTCAGAATTGACCACAGAAGCATATAGCAAACAGATAAGCTCAATGCGTGCATCTAAGTCTAAAAATAAACAgactaatttttcttaaaatatggaTGGTGTATATGCTAGATGGTAGAGTACGAGCATTTACCAACCATTTATCCATCATTAGAACAGCTACAGATAATTGGTCAATGTCCTAAAATTAAGACGAAACACCAATAAAAATGTTCCTCGAAACTTCAAGCGGTGAAGCTCCATATTTAGAAAACAACGACAATGTTCTAGCTTGTCTTTGGTTGTCTCTTTTCCTCTGTGCCTCAAATTTTGTAACAGACTTGACTAACTTTGGAAGCCTATCTTTCTTCAAGtctcttataaatatatattgctCTTTCTAAGATCACTTCAACTTGGTCCTTCAGGTTTCAAATTAAGGGGAAGGCTAATTAACTGAGCTTTACCCCTCTTTCTTGAGCCTTTAGCAGCTAAAAGAAAAcagaaggaaggaaaagagaGTGATCAGATTGagcattttattttcctttcttaatattaaaagttattgatatataaatattattattttttccgaTAAAAATGTCTTACGGGGATGATGATTCTAAGAGAAAGAGGAGATTGGCCATTATCGGCGTCTCTTCTATGCTCTTGGTAGCTATGGTTGTAGCTGTGACCGTTGGCGTTGGCCTTAACAATGACGGTAATGACGACCTCAATGGCAGCAGTCATAAAAGCACTACTCAGGTTTCTGCCTCGGTGAAAGCCGTCAAAGCCATTTGCCAGCCCACTGATTACAGAAAAACATGTGAAGAAAGCCTCCAAAAAGCTGCTGGAAACACCACCGATCCTAAGGAGTTGATCAAAATAGCATTCAAGATTGCAGAGAAGCAAATTAATGAGGCTTCCGAGAAATCAAAGCTTTTGGAGGAACTCTCAAAGGATCCAAGAACCCGAGGGGCTCTTCAGAGCTGCAAAGAGCTTCTGAACATGTCTGTTGGTGAGCTCAAGCAATCTCTTAACAAAGTAACAGATTTTGATCTTAGCGAGTTAGAGACAATGATGGCAGATGTTAAGACCTGGCTTAGTGCTTCCATCACATATCAAGAGACTTGCTTGGACGGGTTTGAAAACACAACCACTGATGctggaaagaaaatgaagaagggAATGAAGCTGGGCATGGAGCTTAGCGCCAATCTCCTTGACATCGTTTCCGGGATCTCTTCCGCAATCCCTTCATTGGAAAGTTTCACCCACCGCCGCCTTCTTCAAGACGATCTACCTGTTCTTGGCCATGGTGATCAATTCCCCACGTGGACTGACTTTGGAACCCGCAGACTCCTAGCTGCACCCGTTTCGAAGATTAAGGCTGACATTGTTGTGGCTAAGGATGGAAGTGGAGATTTCTCAACTATCAGAGAAGCATTGAAACATGTTCCCATCAAGAGCAAAAAGGCCTTTGTGTTACACATTAAGGCAGGAGTTTATCAAGAGTACCTTGAGATCAGTAAGGGCATGATTAATTTGGTGGTGATTGGAGATGGCAGGGAAAATACTCGCATCATCGGAAACAAGAACTTTGTCGATGGAATCAACACTTTCCACACCGCAACAGTCGGTATGTAAGCCTGATCTATTTTGAGAATTCTCTATGTTCTTCCCAAATCTAACACATTTCCACTATTATATATGTCCTGGAATTTCATGAATTGCCTGCAGCTGTCCTCGGAGATAACTTTGTGGCCAAGAATATTGGTTTCGAGAACAATGCTGGTGCCATCAAACATCAGGCTGTGGCGTTGAGAGTTTCGGCTGATTACGCTATCTTCTACAACTGCTCAATGGACGGACACCAGGATACATTGTACACACATGCCAAACGTCAATTCTACCGTGACTGCAGCATCTCCGGCACCATTGACTTCGTCTTCGGTGATGCTTCTGCAGTCTTCCAAAACTGCAAATTCTTGGTCCGCAAGCCATTGGAAAACCAGCAGTGCATTGTGACTGCTCAAGGCAGGAAAATGAGGAGGCAGCCATCAGCTCTTATCATCCAAAACAGCACTATCACAGCTCACCCTGACCTATTCCCTGAAAGGAAACAATTCAAGTCATACCTCGGCCGTCCATGGAAGGAATACTCAAGAACAATCATCATGGAGTCATTTATCGACGATCTCATCCAGCCCGAAGGATGGTTGCCTTGGCTCGGAACTTTCGGACTCAAGACTTGTTGGTACACAGAATTCAACAACTACGGTCCTGGTTCTAGCAAGAATCTTCGTGTGAAGTGGAATGGAATCAAGACCATCAACCGTCAGCATGCCATGGATTTCACACCAGGAAGGTTCCTAAAGGGTGATTCCTGGATCAAGGCCACCGGGATCCCCTACACACCTTTCTTGGTCAGAAAATAAGCTTGAAAAATGGATTGATTTGAgagagtttttcttcttcttctttcaaattttaacaaTCTGTTTGTGTTTAATGCCAGTTATAATGCTCCCCGTGAATAGACGTCAACCAAATTCTACCATTGATCATTATTgacaaaaatcattaatttagattaattaatccTCTCCCTCTCCATTAATCCTTTTTCAAGTATTgcagatgaaaaacaaaaacatcattttcacttttcttttcagatttacagagatttatttattttgtgtcaTATTAAAACTATCACAATATTGTACCAAACAagcttataattataataatcatCCGACAAGGTAATCCATTGACTCGTAACTTTAGGCGGAGTTTGGATTCGACAACTTTTATTACTCTGATGAATGCAGCAAAAATCAAAATGGTGAATCCTAGCATAATGAAAAATTCCattatttcttcttctcattTACAAGTAATGCTCTAGCTAAAACATTGATTAAACTGATTAAGTACtgctaattaattatcatttaattgcttaaattaaaatggaaaaCGTAgagtcataaaaaataacaaattaagagAGTTTTTATCTGTCTATGATAGATGGACAAAATGATCCTTTTCACGTATCCAAATTAATAATGTCTGCTACGaattttaaatagtatatataccacaaaactggaaaaatattaaattaattttgattattaaaattttgatatcatattaaataattatctcaacttaaaaatttaatctcttaaatgaaattttagaatattatataatttctatattcttaaagatatttataatttaattctttagCTAATTTCATGATTCCAAATGAGAATTAGGCGAGACATGGAGATTTGATTAATAAAGAAATCATATcctaaatagaaaattattttttattataacaaggagtattttaaaatcaatttatattaataagagttagattttatttttaaataatatgatacatttataataatattaaataattatttctaataCTATAATTAACTCAAAATAGAAAATCTCACCACTTTTCAGTTTTCACAGGGAAGCACACGACGACGTCAATAACTGACTTCCCCTTTTCAAATCTCCCAATCACCAAACCATAATCAATCCATCAATCAATGGCAGCCTCGTCATCTTCTCTGTCCTCCGATTCCTCCTCTCCTTCCTCTCGCAACCGTCGCCGTTGCCGCAATCGCTGGGACAGAGAAGCTCCCAAGATCCGGAAAAAGTAGTAACAACAGTAAGTCTCACTCGTAACGCCGCCGTAAACACCATCACGCATCTTCCTCGGATTCTTACTCTTCCAGGCTCTTTACAGCAAACCCATATGTCAAGTTTCTTTCCTCTTTCGATTACGTGTTTTCCTCATTCAGGGGAGTTTTGTAATTATTGGAGTCAATTGGATTATTTTGTTTGGATCGATTTCTCTGTTTGGTCATGTAAATTATGAATCTTTTGGGGGGTTTTGTGATGATTTAGATTCTTGTTGGTTTAAATTTGCTTTCCTttgtatagttttttaaaagaaaatggttggattttgtgtttgtaatCCGTAGGATTTAGAGCTTGGGGTAGTGATTTTTGCTaaattttggtaattttttcattgttatgaTTGATTAATGTTAATGATGTTGATTAAGGGTGTGTGGGGGAAGGAAATGCGATTCAACTCATCCCTTGTCTCATACGTTTCGCGATTCAACTCATCCCTTGTCTCATACGTTTCGCGATTCAACTCATCCCTTGTCTCATACGTTTCTTGTCTCATACGTTTCTCGTCTCATACGTTTCTCTTCAGTGTCAATGTGTCTTTGTTTTGTGCCGCTGTGGCCACTGAGTGCACGGCAGGTAGCAGGGAAGGGATTGGTTCACCAGGCCCgtactaagaaaaataaaggaaggGTAGTATAGTCATTCTGCTATCCTGCCAACTCTCTCTCTATATAAACTCTTCTAAGGGAAGGCCTAACTAGGGTTTTACCAGCAAAAAGCAGTTCCTCCCGCCTCCCTCTCTAAAATAACTAGTAGAAGCAGTCTAGATCTTCATCTGATTTCTCTGCCCTTTCTCTGCGAACAAAAAGATTTCGTTTTCTGATGTATTGTGATAAGCTTTGATGTTTTCTCATCCTTTTCTGTTTAATGACTCGCACATAGTTCTTCTTGGGAATCCATTTTGCAGTTTCCAGGATTTTATTTGTGCGTAAAGCAAACTGAATACAATCCTCTCTGCTTGAGCCTTCtccttaatatttttcatggagATGTGCTCCAATGTTATTGGATTACATTCTTTTTACTGTAATTTTTCAGCCCTTCTATGCTTTTAAAGCTTTTTTCATAATCTCATTGCTAATATAGCATTTACATAAAGATCTTGAAACATGCTGCTAGTTCTCTACGCATATCAGCAAGAAGTTATAAAGTTCAATATTAATGAATTCCCTTGTCCAGTTTTAATTCCAGAAAAAAGGCAACGATCAATTTGATTTTCAGGGACGTATAAGTGTTTCCCATATTTTGATCTGCAGAAATTTGACTGATTTTTCTTGGCTGTCCCCGGATTGGAATGACGAACTGTTCTAAACAATTAATCTAAGAATCCCGCTCCCATGATTAGAAGGTTAAAGAGAGAAACATGGTAATGTT
Coding sequences within it:
- the LOC133669394 gene encoding putative pectinesterase/pectinesterase inhibitor 22; amino-acid sequence: MMALANFLFIVFLLPSLEALSNVIPSEDQQELNTQALILQACSNVENLSSCLSNFQAELQKSGPPTAQSIIHAALRATLDEARRAIDTITKFNSLSISYREQVAIEDCKELLDFSVSELAWSLMEMNKIRAGIKNVHYEGNLKAWLSAALSNPDTCLEGFEGTDRHLENFISGSIKQVTQLIGNVLGLYTQLHSLPFKPTRNDNATTPKSSSDKFPEWMTEGDQELLKGSSLGMHVDAIVALDGSGHYHTITEAINEAPSYRTRRYIIYVKTGVYRENIDMKRKKSYIMLVGDGIGKTVVTGNRNFMQGWTTFRTATVAVSGKGFIARDMSFRNTAGPLNHQAVALRVDSDQSAFYRCSMEGYQDTLYAHSLRQFYRECEIHGTIDYIFGNGAAVFQECKIYTRVPLPLQKVTITAQGRKNPHQSTGFSIQNSYIFASQPTYLGRPWKQYSRTVFMNTYMSALVQPRGWLEWYGNFALGTLWYGEYRNRGPGALLSGRVKWPGYHIIQDARTAKFFTVTQFIDGMSWLPSTGIKFTVGLGN
- the LOC133669851 gene encoding uncharacterized protein LOC133669851, encoding MYSLAAHRFMLLALVSRSKAANAPSKLMQDICKERATSHGSYDDCVTALELDPTADSADINKLAKITATASIKSALSELGEDPLSANYDSMVAGDDVQACDDELARDKAHIPGITTRNNYIWKAL
- the LOC133669489 gene encoding probable pectinesterase/pectinesterase inhibitor 21 — its product is MSYGDDDSKRKRRLAIIGVSSMLLVAMVVAVTVGVGLNNDGNDDLNGSSHKSTTQVSASVKAVKAICQPTDYRKTCEESLQKAAGNTTDPKELIKIAFKIAEKQINEASEKSKLLEELSKDPRTRGALQSCKELLNMSVGELKQSLNKVTDFDLSELETMMADVKTWLSASITYQETCLDGFENTTTDAGKKMKKGMKLGMELSANLLDIVSGISSAIPSLESFTHRRLLQDDLPVLGHGDQFPTWTDFGTRRLLAAPVSKIKADIVVAKDGSGDFSTIREALKHVPIKSKKAFVLHIKAGVYQEYLEISKGMINLVVIGDGRENTRIIGNKNFVDGINTFHTATVAVLGDNFVAKNIGFENNAGAIKHQAVALRVSADYAIFYNCSMDGHQDTLYTHAKRQFYRDCSISGTIDFVFGDASAVFQNCKFLVRKPLENQQCIVTAQGRKMRRQPSALIIQNSTITAHPDLFPERKQFKSYLGRPWKEYSRTIIMESFIDDLIQPEGWLPWLGTFGLKTCWYTEFNNYGPGSSKNLRVKWNGIKTINRQHAMDFTPGRFLKGDSWIKATGIPYTPFLVRK